One window of Nocardia sp. NBC_00508 genomic DNA carries:
- a CDS encoding MerR family transcriptional regulator, which yields MTMVTGEWSIQDLAKAAGTTSRTLRHYGQLGLLPPSRIGANGYRYYDQGSLVRLQRILLLRELGLGLPVIAEVLAGEQDTTAALRTHLDLLQQEQDRIRRQIESVQTTLHKTERGEQLVAAEVFDGFDHTKYKDEVIERWGKEAYESGDRWWRSMSDADKKAFQQTHLDIAADYGRAHAAGVAPDSDEVQAIAQRHLDWIGVGWQGRSVVKEAFIGLGEMYVADPRFAVNYDVHGAGTAEFVRDAMKVYAERNL from the coding sequence ATGACCATGGTCACCGGGGAATGGTCCATTCAGGATCTGGCGAAGGCGGCCGGTACCACCAGCCGCACGCTGCGCCACTACGGGCAGCTCGGGCTGTTGCCGCCCAGCCGGATCGGCGCCAACGGGTATCGCTACTACGACCAGGGCTCCCTTGTGCGGCTGCAACGCATCCTGCTGCTGCGAGAACTCGGCCTCGGCCTTCCGGTCATCGCCGAAGTCCTTGCCGGAGAACAGGACACCACCGCCGCGCTGCGCACGCACCTGGACTTGCTACAGCAGGAACAGGATCGGATCCGGCGCCAGATCGAGTCGGTGCAAACCACGCTGCACAAGACGGAAAGAGGTGAACAACTCGTGGCAGCAGAAGTTTTCGACGGCTTCGACCACACGAAGTACAAGGACGAGGTGATCGAACGCTGGGGCAAGGAGGCCTACGAGAGCGGCGACCGCTGGTGGCGCTCGATGTCCGACGCGGACAAGAAGGCCTTCCAGCAGACCCATCTCGACATCGCCGCCGACTACGGCCGGGCGCACGCCGCCGGGGTCGCCCCCGACAGCGACGAGGTGCAGGCCATCGCCCAGCGCCACCTCGACTGGATCGGCGTCGGCTGGCAAGGCCGGTCCGTGGTGAAGGAAGCCTTCATCGGTCTGGGCGAGATGTACGTCGCCGACCCGCGTTTCGCGGTGAACTACGACGTGCACGGCGCGGGCACCGCGGAATTCGTGCGTGACGCGATGAAGGTCTACGCCGAGCGGAACCTGTAG
- a CDS encoding SpoIID/LytB domain-containing protein has protein sequence MALGGAALVVGAAVLLSAWPTDTRYRTVAGPGHGRGMSQVGAFASAQDGWVAERILAHYYPGAALAAVAPTALRVRLMAQDDSSLGAFAAAGLRVAGREVAPGQVAHLTPLPGGGANVVVTVGCDGAVLWQAATDDPWIHPLDPRPNRPAAEHLTLCRGPAYRGALGVATEDGVPRTINQVDVEDYLLGVVPAEMQANWADKGASEALRAQAIAARSYALAEQRYPYAQTCDTTDCQEYPGTAMEDPRAAAAVAATAGTVLLRDGRILRTEYSAAPDGGAPADIYTLDVGPAPRELLATAPPEHPQRQVPGAESVIDAEYRRIGGATSAVGTPLGPEMILPQHAGTYRLYTNGVIIATPTLGAQVVDFTRLLQLVPDPTGAQEAPSTASTGGTPPAAGGPDAAPPSGGALPASGLASSGGAPPSGDVAQPLQETVGR, from the coding sequence ATGGCGCTCGGCGGAGCCGCGCTCGTCGTCGGTGCGGCCGTCCTGCTGTCCGCCTGGCCGACCGACACGCGGTACCGCACCGTGGCCGGGCCCGGGCATGGGCGCGGCATGAGCCAGGTCGGCGCGTTCGCGAGCGCGCAGGACGGGTGGGTGGCCGAACGGATCCTCGCGCACTACTACCCCGGCGCGGCGCTGGCCGCCGTCGCGCCCACAGCTCTTCGGGTTCGCCTCATGGCGCAGGACGACTCGTCCCTGGGCGCCTTTGCCGCCGCCGGTCTGCGCGTGGCGGGCCGCGAGGTGGCGCCCGGTCAGGTGGCGCATCTGACGCCGCTGCCCGGCGGCGGCGCGAACGTCGTCGTGACCGTCGGCTGCGACGGTGCGGTGCTGTGGCAGGCGGCCACCGACGACCCGTGGATCCACCCGCTCGATCCCCGGCCGAATCGTCCTGCGGCCGAACATCTCACGTTGTGCAGGGGACCGGCGTATCGCGGCGCGCTCGGCGTCGCCACCGAGGACGGCGTGCCGCGCACGATCAACCAGGTGGACGTCGAGGACTATCTACTCGGCGTGGTCCCGGCCGAGATGCAGGCCAACTGGGCAGACAAGGGTGCGAGCGAGGCGCTGCGGGCGCAGGCGATCGCGGCGCGCTCGTACGCCCTCGCCGAGCAGCGTTATCCGTACGCGCAGACCTGCGACACCACCGACTGCCAGGAATATCCCGGTACCGCAATGGAAGACCCGCGGGCGGCCGCCGCTGTCGCCGCGACCGCGGGCACTGTGTTGCTGCGCGATGGCCGGATCTTGCGCACGGAGTACTCCGCCGCGCCCGACGGCGGAGCACCCGCGGACATCTACACCTTGGATGTCGGCCCCGCACCTCGCGAACTACTCGCGACCGCACCGCCCGAGCATCCGCAGAGGCAGGTGCCCGGCGCCGAATCGGTGATCGACGCCGAGTACCGCCGGATCGGCGGCGCGACCAGTGCTGTCGGCACGCCGCTCGGGCCGGAGATGATCCTGCCGCAACACGCGGGCACCTACCGCCTCTACACCAACGGCGTCATCATCGCGACACCGACGCTCGGCGCGCAGGTGGTCGACTTCACGAGGTTGTTGCAGTTGGTGCCGGACCCGACTGGGGCGCAGGAGGCTCCGTCGACCGCATCGACTGGTGGTACGCCCCCGGCTGCTGGTGGGCCTGACGCGGCGCCTCCGTCCGGTGGTGCGCTTCCGGCCAGCGGTCTGGCTTCCTCTGGTGGCGCGCCTCCGTCCGGCGATGTGGCACAACCACTGCAGGAAACAGTGGGGCGCTGA
- the glf gene encoding UDP-galactopyranose mutase, with protein MTVASSPGNSVNSASQFDLIVVGSGFFGLTVAERAATVLGKRVLVIERRHHLGGNAYSEPDPETGIEIHKYGAHLFHTSNKRVWDYVTQFTEFTGYQHRVFAMHKGQAYQFPMGLGLVAQFFGRYFSPEEARKLIAEQASEIETKDAQNLEEKAISLIGRPLYEAFVRDYTAKQWQTDPKELPAGNIARLPVRYTFDNRYFNDTYEGLPREGYTKWLENMAASDLIEVRLNTDWFQVREQLRAESPDAPVVYTGPLDRYFDYSEGELGWRTIDFETEVLPVGDFQGTSVMNYNDADVPYTRIIEPRHFHPERDYPADQTVIMREYSRFAQTGDEPYYPINTPEDRAKLLAYRERAKNETATAKVVFGGRLGTYQYLDMHMAIGSALNTFDNVLRPHLEDGAPLVTDQEA; from the coding sequence GTGACCGTCGCATCGTCCCCGGGTAACTCCGTCAATTCCGCCTCACAGTTCGATCTGATCGTCGTCGGCTCCGGATTCTTCGGGCTGACCGTTGCCGAACGCGCCGCCACGGTGCTGGGTAAACGGGTTCTGGTGATCGAGCGCCGCCACCACCTCGGGGGCAACGCCTACTCCGAGCCGGATCCGGAAACCGGGATCGAGATCCACAAGTACGGCGCGCATCTGTTCCACACGTCGAACAAGCGGGTCTGGGATTACGTCACGCAGTTCACCGAGTTCACCGGGTACCAGCACCGCGTGTTCGCGATGCACAAAGGGCAGGCCTACCAGTTCCCGATGGGCCTCGGTCTGGTCGCCCAGTTCTTCGGCCGCTACTTCTCGCCGGAAGAAGCGCGCAAGCTGATCGCGGAGCAGGCTTCGGAGATCGAAACCAAGGACGCGCAGAACCTCGAGGAGAAGGCCATCTCGCTGATCGGCCGCCCGCTCTACGAGGCGTTCGTCCGCGACTACACCGCCAAGCAGTGGCAGACCGACCCGAAGGAACTGCCCGCGGGCAACATCGCCCGCTTGCCGGTCCGCTACACCTTCGACAACCGCTACTTCAACGACACCTACGAGGGCCTGCCTCGCGAGGGCTACACCAAGTGGCTGGAGAACATGGCCGCCTCCGACCTGATCGAGGTGCGGCTGAACACCGACTGGTTCCAAGTACGTGAGCAGCTACGCGCCGAGAGCCCGGACGCGCCGGTCGTCTACACCGGCCCGCTGGACCGCTACTTCGATTACAGCGAGGGCGAGCTGGGCTGGCGCACCATCGATTTCGAAACGGAGGTGCTGCCCGTCGGTGACTTCCAAGGCACCTCGGTGATGAACTACAACGACGCGGACGTGCCCTACACCCGCATCATCGAGCCGCGCCACTTCCACCCGGAACGCGACTACCCCGCCGACCAGACCGTGATCATGCGGGAGTACTCCCGGTTCGCGCAGACCGGCGACGAACCGTATTACCCGATCAACACCCCGGAGGACCGGGCAAAGCTGCTGGCTTACCGTGAACGGGCCAAGAACGAGACCGCGACGGCGAAGGTCGTCTTCGGCGGCCGGCTCGGCACCTACCAGTACCTGGACATGCACATGGCGATCGGCAGCGCGCTGAACACGTTCGATAACGTGCTACGCCCGCACCTGGAAGACGGCGCGCCGCTCGTGACCGACCAGGAGGCATAG